A stretch of Antennarius striatus isolate MH-2024 chromosome 6, ASM4005453v1, whole genome shotgun sequence DNA encodes these proteins:
- the calm3a gene encoding calmodulin 3a (phosphorylase kinase, delta) isoform X2, protein MADQLTEEQIAEFKEAFSLFDKDGDGTITTKELGTVMRSLGQNPTEAELQDMINEVDADGNGTIDFPEFLTMMARKMKDTDSEEEIREAFRVFDKDGNGYISAAELRHVMTNLGEKLTDEEVDEMIREADIDGDGQVNYEEFVQMMTAK, encoded by the exons GCTGATCAGTTGACTGAGGAGCAGATTGCTG AGTTCAAGGAGGCATTCTCGCTGTTTGACAAGGATGGCGATGGTACGATTACTACCAAGGAGCTCGGGACTGTGATGCGCTCTCTGGGACAGAATCCCACTGAGGCTGAACTGCAAGACATGATCAATGAGGTGGATGCTGATg GCAATGGTACGATCGACTTTCCTGAGTTCCTGACCATGATGGCCAGGAAAATGAAAGACACAGACAGCGAGGAGGAGATCAGAGAAGCCTTCAGAGTCTTTGACAAG GACGGTAATGGGTACATCAGTGCAGCGGAGCTACGGCACGTGATGACCAACCTAGGAGAGAAGCTCACTGATGAAGAGGTGGATGAAATGATCCGCGAGGCTGACATTGACGGAGACGGTCAGGTCAACTATGAGG AGTTTGTCCAAATGATGACTGCCAAGTGA
- the calm3a gene encoding calmodulin 3a (phosphorylase kinase, delta) isoform X1 has translation MFSFYEQADQLTEEQIAEFKEAFSLFDKDGDGTITTKELGTVMRSLGQNPTEAELQDMINEVDADGNGTIDFPEFLTMMARKMKDTDSEEEIREAFRVFDKDGNGYISAAELRHVMTNLGEKLTDEEVDEMIREADIDGDGQVNYEEFVQMMTAK, from the exons atgttttctttttatgaaCAGGCTGATCAGTTGACTGAGGAGCAGATTGCTG AGTTCAAGGAGGCATTCTCGCTGTTTGACAAGGATGGCGATGGTACGATTACTACCAAGGAGCTCGGGACTGTGATGCGCTCTCTGGGACAGAATCCCACTGAGGCTGAACTGCAAGACATGATCAATGAGGTGGATGCTGATg GCAATGGTACGATCGACTTTCCTGAGTTCCTGACCATGATGGCCAGGAAAATGAAAGACACAGACAGCGAGGAGGAGATCAGAGAAGCCTTCAGAGTCTTTGACAAG GACGGTAATGGGTACATCAGTGCAGCGGAGCTACGGCACGTGATGACCAACCTAGGAGAGAAGCTCACTGATGAAGAGGTGGATGAAATGATCCGCGAGGCTGACATTGACGGAGACGGTCAGGTCAACTATGAGG AGTTTGTCCAAATGATGACTGCCAAGTGA
- the ptgir gene encoding prostacyclin receptor — MNRSTLSGGSCTNITCNDTLTVNGQGRPAPSIIMFLAGVTGNLLALFILGVHQRGHRSRSSVFCILVTGLALTDLLGTCLLSPSVFICYARNLSLIGLGGERLCKLFGFAMSFFGLAPTLILCAMAVERCLAISHPYFYSVHIRSSFAKFTLFFIYLFSLGFCVLPYAGYGKFRQYCPGTWCFIDMDATGDEQANLVLAFSLSYSSLMALLILAVFVCNGSVIVSLCQMHRSQLMRRGSVASTGRKRKMSLAWFTQGEEEMDHLVLLALITVIFVVCSLPLTIAGFINAIRPFCGDRENLTAFRFYAVNPIVDPWVFIICRKSVFHHLCSLLSCHFSKGAVKTTAHCALSMPLDNHIQHNPPNIALQQTNMYSNLPL; from the exons ATGAACCGAAGCACGCTGTCTGGTGGGTCGTGCACCAACATCACCTGCAACGACACCCTCACCGTTAACGGACAAGGCAGGCCGGCGCCGAGCATCATCATGTTTCTGGCTGGCGTGACGGGAAACCTCCTGGCTCTGTTCATCCTTGGAGTCCACCAGAGGGGCCATCGATCCCGCTCCTCGGTCTTCTGCATCCTGGTGACCGGTTTAGCCTTGACCGACCTGTTGGGCACCTGCCTCCTCAGCCCCTCGGTGTTCATCTGCTACGCTCGCAACCTGTCCCTGATCGGACTGGGCGGCGAAAGACTGTGCAAACTGTTCGGCTTTGCCATGAGTTTCTTCGGCCTGGCACCGACACTCATCCTGTGCGCCATGGCTGTGGAGCGCTGCCTGGCCATCAGCCACCCTTACTTCTACTCAGTGCACATCCGCAGTAGTTTCGCCAAATTCactctattttttatttacctgttttCTTTGGGTTTTTGTGTCCTGCCATACGCAGGGTACGGTAAATTCAGACAGTACTGCCCCGGGACGTGGTGCTTCATCGACATGGACGCGACAGGAGATGAGCAGGCCAACTTGGTGCTGGCGTTCTCTCTGTCCTACTCGTCCCTCATGGCCCTGCTGATCTTGGCGGTGTTTGTGTGCAACGGGTCGGTCATTGTCAGTCTGTGCCAGATGCACCGGAGCCAGTTAATGCGGCGCGGCTCGGTCGCGTCcacggggaggaagaggaagatgagcctGGCCTGGTTcacacagggagaagaggagatgGATCACCTGGTGCTGCTGGCGCTCATCACCGTCATCTTCGTGGTTTGCTCTCTGCCTCTCACT ATTGCAGGTTTTATCAACGCCATTCGTCCATTTTGTGGGGACAGAGAGAACCTGACTGCTTTTCGTTTCTACGCCGTCAACCCTATTGTGGATCCTTGGGTTTTTATCATTTGCCGCAAGTCTGTATTTCACCACCTTTGCTCTCTGTTGAGCTGCCACTTCAGCAAAGGAGCTGTGAAGACGACGGCACATTGTGCTTTGTCCATGCCCCTTGACAATCACATACAGCACAACCCTCCAAACATAGCGCTTCAACAGACCAACATGTACTCCAATTTACCTCTGTGA